The following proteins are encoded in a genomic region of Populus trichocarpa isolate Nisqually-1 chromosome 13, P.trichocarpa_v4.1, whole genome shotgun sequence:
- the LOC7465633 gene encoding V-type proton ATPase subunit H: MEQAELTTEQVLKRDIPWETYMMTKLISGTDLQLLRRYDNRPESYRAQLLDDDGPAYVRVFVTILRDIFKEETVEYVLALIDEMLAANPKRARLFHDKSLANDDPYEPFLRLLWKGNWFIQEKSCKILALIVSARPKTQDGLLSNGEASNSKSKITCIDDVLKGLVEWLCAQLKKPSHPSRSIPTAISCLATLLKEPVVRSLFVRLDGVKLLIPSICPASTQQSIQLLYETSLCVWLLSYYEPAIEYLATSRTLPRLVDVVKSSTKEKVVRVVVLTFKNLLSKGAFGAQMVDLGLPQIVQNLKAQAWSDEDLLEALNQLEEGLKDNIKKLSSFDKYKQEVLLGHLDWSPMHKDPAFWRENITNFEENDFQILRVLITILDTSNDPRALAVACFDLSQFIQHHPAGRVIVTDLKTKERVMKLMNHENAEVTKNALLCIQRLFLGAKYASFLQV, translated from the exons ATGGAGCAGGCCGAACTGACTACAGAGCAG gttcTTAAGAGGGATATCCCATGGGAGACTTACATGATGACAAAGCTAATCTCTGGGACGGATCTTCAACTGTTGAGGCGTTATGATAATAGACCGGAAAGTTACAGGGCACAATTGTTAGATGAT GATGGCCCAGCTTATGTTCGGGTTTTTGTTACCATTTTACGTGACATTTTTAAGGAAGAAACAGTCGAATATGTTCTGGCTTTGATTGATGAAATGCTTGCAG CAAACCCGAAAAGAGCCAGATTGTTCCATGATAAGTCTCTTGCAAATGATGATCCTTATGAACCTTTCCTA AGATTGCTTTGGAAAGGTAACTGGTTCATACAAGAAAAGAGCTGCAAGATACTTGCTTTGATTGTAAG TGCTAGGCCAAAAACTCAAGATGGCCTTCTTTCAAATGGAGAGGCCTCAAATTCAAAGAGCAAAATTACTTGCATTGATGATGTGCTGAAGGGATTGGTTGAATGGCTTTGTGCCCAG CTGAAGAAGCCTTCACATCCTAGTCGTTCCATTCCAACTGCAATTAGTTGTCTAGCAACATTGCTTAAGGAGCCTGTGGTCAGATCTTTGTTTGTACGGTTAGATGGCGTGAAGTTGCTGATTCCATCGATTTGTCCAGCATCTACTCAACAATCCATTCAG CTTCTTTATGAAACAAGTCTCTGTGTCTGGCTACTATCTTACTATGAACCTGCAATCGAGTACTTGGCTACTTCAAGAACCTTGCCGCGACTAGTTGACGTTGTGAAGAGTTCCACAAAAGAGAAG GTTGTCAGAGTGGTTGTCTTGACCTTTAAAAACTTGCTTTCCAAAGGTGCATTTGGTGCTCAGATGGTAGACCTTGGATTGCCACAAATTGTTCAAAATTTGAAAGCACAAGCATGGAGTGATGAG GACCTACTGGAGGCTCTGAACCAACTAGAAGAGGGGTTAAAGGATAACATTAAGAAATTGAGTTCTTTTGACAAGTACAAGCAAGAAGTTCTCCTCGGCCATCTTGATTGGTCTCCTATGCACAAAGATCCTGCTTTCTGGCGTGAAAATATAACTAATTTTGAAGAGAATGATTTCCAG ATTCTGAGGGTCCTCATCACAATTTTGGACACATCCAATGATCCAAGAGCTCTGGCTGTTGCTTGCTTTGATCTCTCGCAGTTTATCCAGCACCATCCTGCTGGGAGGGTCATAGTGACGGATCTTAAGACCAAGGAAAGGGTGATGAAACTGATGAACCATGAAAATGCTGAAGTTACCAAAAATGCTCTCCTCTGTATTCAAAGGCTCTTTCTAGGTGCAAAGTATGCAAGCTTTCTGCAGGTCTGA
- the LOC112323799 gene encoding uncharacterized protein LOC112323799, with the protein MEKDERGKEKEREKVCKRCKQTFTSSSNTSSACRFHPSIFVCRRHDDQKRYYELGPEDPPYAAKFYDCCGAEDPEASGCTTSFHVSYDD; encoded by the exons ATGGAGAAAGAcgagagagggaaagagaaggagagggagaAAGTATGCAAGAGGTGCAAGCAGACATTCACTTCCTCTTCCAACACTTCTTCTGCTTGCCGTTTCCATCCATCTATTTTTGTCTGCCGTCGTCATGATGACCAAAAAAG GTACTATGAATTGGGACCTGAAGATCCACCATATGCTGCGAAATTTTATGATTGTTGCGGGGCTGAGGACCCTGAGGCATCTGGCTGCACTACCAGTTTTCATGTGTCATATGATGATTGA